The Candidatus Methylacidiphilales bacterium sequence CTATGGTCTCTTGCAAAGCTGGAGAAGAAAACGGGAAATTGGAAAATCGCTGCAGAAACGTTCGACACCTACGCCCGCACCCCTGGCGTGCCTTCTGCACTCGCCCTAATGGCTCGTATAGAATGGCTTGATGCGTTGCTCAAGAAAGGGGATTCTAAATCTATCTCTGATGCCTATCGGGAAATCATTACCACGATACAGTCGAGAAATAGCTACACGTTGGCTATTGATGTTGCTCGCAAGATAACAAAGATGAATGTTAGCACAGCATCAAACCAGCTAGCCAATGAAATAGGATTGCTGGCAGTCAGTCGCTGTGAAGAGGAAATAACACGTTCAGCCAATATCGCAGAGCAAAGGCATCATATAGATAAATTAATAAGATTTTTAGGTTATGATATGGGATGGAATGATACAACTATTAGAATCTGGGAAAAATATATTTATCCATCACAGGATCAGTTAAATGATGGGAGCGAAACATGGTGGGGGATAGCTTCTTTAGTAATTAGAGCTTACTTAAGAAAAGGAATGGTCGCTGAGGGGGAGAGCCTATATCAAAAATGGATTTCTAGTAGTTCTATAAGCGATGCTGGTAAATTGCACATAATGATTCAATACGGTGATTGGTTGGTAGATCAAGGATTATATAATCGTGCAGATGATCTCTATAATCAAGTCACTACAATACAGACCCATCACAGGTATTTAGCTTATGGTCATCATTGGTTAATGATACGAGCATCGGCTCGAGGAGATTTAAGTTTGGCTCAATTCCATGCAAAACAAGTTATCCGCTATCAAAATTCTGACTCGAGAGCTGCTAGGTCAATGATCATAAAAAGTGAGTTGATTATGAAAAACTTAAATCCAAATATCACATTAGTCAGTGGTGTCGATAGAATAGAGATAGAAAAAGAATTAGCAGATCTAATGGCCGCTATCGAAATCGCAAAAAGAAACTAGTCAACGAAGGAAAAAAATGAGAAAAATTAAGTTGACAAGATACTTGATAGTTTTTACAATTCTCACGATCATGATATTTCCTACTTTACAAGGTTCAAATCCCTGTGCTCCTCCGAATTGTTGTCCGCCGAAAAAACGTGTCGGAGATGTCTATATTCAAGAATACAATGAAATTACTAAAACAAGGCACTTCTTAGAATATTGTGGCTTTTCAAACGGAGTGAATTTAGGACCAGCATTTTCATTCAATCACCAAGGGAATTGGTGTAGATATACTCAACCATTAGGAACCATTAGGATTGGCGATACTGGCCCATTTCCTGATAAGCCACCCGAAGGTAGATGGATTGGACAAAAAATTGAAATTCATATTCATTTGCCTGACCGAATAGAAGGTTGTATACCACCGCGAATTGCGTGTGATGGTGTTGTTATTTCCGAGAAAAATGTATTTATTGCAAGATTATATGAGTATTGTGAGTGATTTTATGAATAAAATAAAACTAGATATATTTGCTCTTATTTATTTTTGCCTACTTTCAGGTTTTCTGAATGCTTCGAATAATCGATTTGGAGATTTTGAAATAGAATGTCTTAGAGTAGATATAGGTGAGAAGACAAATCTTGATGAATTAAAAGAGATAATTATTAAGTATTATTCAGCTATTATAAATAAAAACTATACTGAGGCTATAAGCTGTCTAAATAATAATCTACCATACAAAGAAAAGATGTTTTCTCCATTTGCTGATCGTATATATCATAAAAGCTTCAAAATTAGTGAAAGTGAAAAGCCGATAAAAATCTTTTCAATTTATGAAATTAAAGATGATGAATTCCAAAAAATTGTATTAGTTACATTATCTGTGCCTGTGGAAAGCCAAAATCATACTGGACAATCGACATTATTCAAGGAAGCGCTACCTTTAACAGATATGTTTGTATATGAAAAATCTAAATGGACTGTAGTTCCGCTTTTTTTAGCTCCATATCTAGCAATAGATATAAAACCATCTCAAAATTAAAAATTATAAAGTAATCACTATCGGGAACTTCTAGATTAGCTAGTGATATGGAAATTTGCTTTAAATATCATGATGTTTCT is a genomic window containing:
- a CDS encoding NAD(P)H-hydrate epimerase, translated to LWSLAKLEKKTGNWKIAAETFDTYARTPGVPSALALMARIEWLDALLKKGDSKSISDAYREIITTIQSRNSYTLAIDVARKITKMNVSTASNQLANEIGLLAVSRCEEEITRSANIAEQRHHIDKLIRFLGYDMGWNDTTIRIWEKYIYPSQDQLNDGSETWWGIASLVIRAYLRKGMVAEGESLYQKWISSSSISDAGKLHIMIQYGDWLVDQGLYNRADDLYNQVTTIQTHHRYLAYGHHWLMIRASARGDLSLAQFHAKQVIRYQNSDSRAARSMIIKSELIMKNLNPNITLVSGVDRIEIEKELADLMAAIEIAKRN